In Deinococcus yavapaiensis KR-236, one genomic interval encodes:
- a CDS encoding nitroreductase family protein: MPDRDSLLDRPSTLSAPSDFLRALFARRTTNGPFRPDTVSKEHQHLLVRAASAAPSHFNSQPWRFVLIEDRAKIDAVARLAGDSMRELIERGVFFERYRRYFRFSEAEMDARRDGIFIDHLPAPLRPFTRQIFSDAGLGLMRKLGVPARLGRDNEKLVSGSPLLLAALLDKTEYRPGELSGFYSMFGLGAAMENIWLTVGELGMGIQFVSTPMEIPEAWAQIQRLLKVPGDLELMAVYRLGYLPLDQQRPSIDWSSRHRKRLEQYVYREDCEHPEQDPPAPSEQASQTRSR, translated from the coding sequence ATGCCTGACCGCGACTCGCTGCTCGACCGCCCCTCCACGCTGTCCGCCCCGTCGGACTTCCTGCGCGCCTTGTTCGCACGCCGCACCACGAACGGTCCCTTCCGGCCCGACACGGTCAGCAAGGAGCATCAGCATCTGCTCGTGCGCGCTGCGTCGGCGGCGCCGAGCCACTTCAATTCGCAGCCTTGGCGCTTCGTGCTGATCGAGGACCGAGCGAAGATCGACGCCGTCGCTCGCCTCGCCGGCGACTCAATGCGCGAGCTCATCGAACGCGGCGTGTTCTTCGAGCGTTACCGTCGTTACTTCCGCTTTTCAGAAGCGGAAATGGACGCTCGGCGAGACGGCATCTTCATCGACCACCTTCCGGCGCCTTTGCGGCCGTTCACGCGTCAGATCTTCAGCGACGCCGGCCTCGGCCTCATGCGCAAACTCGGCGTGCCCGCGCGGCTCGGGCGTGACAACGAGAAGCTCGTGTCAGGCAGTCCCTTGCTCTTGGCCGCCCTGCTCGACAAGACCGAGTACCGCCCGGGCGAGCTCAGCGGGTTTTACTCCATGTTCGGCCTCGGCGCCGCCATGGAGAACATCTGGCTGACGGTGGGCGAGCTCGGCATGGGCATCCAGTTCGTCTCCACGCCCATGGAGATTCCCGAGGCGTGGGCCCAGATCCAGCGCCTCCTGAAAGTTCCCGGCGACCTCGAGCTGATGGCCGTCTACCGTCTCGGCTACCTTCCGCTGGATCAGCAAAGACCTTCCATCGACTGGAGCAGCCGTCACCGCAAGCGCCTCGAGCAGTACGTCTACCGCGAGGACTGCGAGCATCCCGAGCAAGATCCCCCCGCCCCCTCCGAGCAGGCCTCCCAGACGCGGAGCCGCTGA
- a CDS encoding aldo/keto reductase produces the protein MTQISAQRSGTFKIGGELEVSRLGFGAMRVTGPGIWGDPEDVEEARRTLRRVPELGINFVDTADSYGPGTSEELIAEALHPYPSGLVVATKGGLTRTGPNQWHPVGRPEYLRQQLELSLRRLKVESIDLWQLHRIDPKVPADEQFGVMKEFVDEGKVRFLGLSQVKVEQIEAARRVIDVATVQNLYNLTNRQDEDVLTYCEANGIGFIPWYPIASGELAKHGGVLDEMSRRLEATPSQIALAWLLKRSPVMLPIPGTGKVRHLEENTAAANVTLPDEDFDALTNAGLQQPS, from the coding sequence ATGACTCAGATCAGCGCTCAGCGCAGCGGAACGTTCAAGATCGGCGGGGAGTTGGAAGTGTCGCGGTTGGGCTTCGGAGCGATGCGCGTGACGGGGCCGGGAATCTGGGGCGATCCGGAGGACGTCGAGGAAGCGCGGCGCACCCTTCGGCGCGTGCCGGAGCTCGGAATCAACTTCGTGGACACGGCGGACAGTTACGGACCGGGCACGAGCGAAGAATTGATCGCCGAGGCGCTGCATCCGTACCCGAGCGGGCTCGTGGTCGCGACGAAAGGAGGCTTGACGCGCACGGGGCCGAATCAGTGGCACCCCGTGGGCCGCCCCGAGTACTTGCGTCAACAGTTGGAGCTGAGCTTGAGGCGCCTCAAGGTGGAGAGCATCGACTTGTGGCAACTTCACCGAATCGACCCGAAGGTGCCCGCCGACGAGCAATTCGGAGTGATGAAAGAGTTCGTGGACGAAGGCAAGGTGCGCTTCTTGGGCTTGTCGCAAGTCAAGGTGGAGCAGATCGAGGCGGCGCGCCGAGTGATCGACGTGGCGACCGTGCAGAACCTCTACAACCTCACGAACCGGCAAGACGAGGACGTGCTGACGTACTGCGAGGCGAACGGGATCGGATTCATTCCGTGGTACCCGATCGCCAGCGGAGAGCTCGCCAAGCATGGCGGGGTGCTCGACGAGATGTCGCGCCGCTTGGAGGCGACGCCGTCTCAAATCGCGTTGGCTTGGCTGCTGAAGCGCTCGCCCGTGATGCTGCCGATTCCCGGAACGGGCAAGGTGCGTCACTTGGAGGAGAACACGGCGGCGGCGAACGTCACGTTGCCCGACGAGGACTTCGACGCGCTCACGAACGCGGG